The Watersipora subatra chromosome 7, tzWatSuba1.1, whole genome shotgun sequence genomic interval CCAGACCTTTTTCCCTGCACTGGGTCATGTCTCGTTACCCTATTTAGTGTTTCATCTATCATCTGCAGCACTTCTTTTGCTATTACATCATCCCACTTGCCATCAGAAGCACACCGCTTCATGTAGCTGCATGCAACTCGTAACCAGCCAGCTACTGGGTAGTGACCAATCAGTTTaccacacacaaaaaacaaatcTCTTTTTGTACGAATGCTTTCTAATGTTGGCACGGCTGAGTCGTGTGGCCATGTACATATTTCTTTTTTACTGATTGTCACGCAAAGCTCTAGAACACGCGCCTCACGTAAATCAACAGGCTCTTTTGTGACTAGATCAAACTTTAACAAATGACTGCACAGAACTTCGACTGGCACTACTGACTTATTTACCAAAATATCATCAATATAATGGTCAGTACCAGCAGCAACCGTAGGATCAAGTGACAACAATGTTGACAATATTTTTGACATAATCTTAGGTGCTGCATTGAGACCAAAACCTAGTCTAGTCATGACATACAGTGTCCCATTGAACATAACAGCTGGAAATCTTTGCAAACTAGTATCAACATGCAGTTGCAAATATTCTTTCTTTAAGTCTAACATGCAAGCATCACTGCCTAACTTGCGCCACTTGCGGAGTTTGTCTTGGCATACTGCGGTGTCCAAACCAGGATGACTGCTGACATACCCGTTTAGTTCTCTGCTATAATCCATTACAGGTCGAACCTTTGTCTCTTTGTTAGGTTGTGTAGCTGTCAACAATGGAATAATGCTAGTTACAGGTCCATGAAGCGCTTCTCGGTGTGGCTGCAGCCATCTATTGTCTATCCATTGCATAACCTGTTTTTCATACTCTTATCTGACGATATCATTTATAGCGTATTCTCCACATGTATTGGACAATGTAGGCTCGTTACTTAACTATTTCCAAGCAACTGTCCACTTGTGACCATCAAATTGTGCTTAAAAGTCTCTATCACCTATAACTATCGCGGCTGCTGATCATCATTATGACTGACAGGACTAGCTTTGTTATGTAGCATCACGCCAACTGTTCTTAACTGTCTTGGTCCAAAAAGTACACCTCTATTTTTATCTATAGATACCCCACCTAGCTTTGCAATGCCATCCATTCCTAGTATCATCTGGCAACCACTTCCTAGCTTCGGAGCAAACATACATTGAACCGTAATTTTACAAAGGTGATCCAGTTCTATGTCAAGAGTTGCCTCACCCTTGTAGGTAGTGATATGTCTATTTAACATCATTATTTGTCGGTGAGGACCTTTCGGCAGCAATCCTAACTGCTGTGCCCACCGTTGTTGTATAATTGATTACTCACATCCACTATCCACCAATGCTTTTATCTTTGTGCCTTTTACCCATACATAAACAAATGGTAGCCCCGAGTTTTTTACAATGGGGTCTTTTTACATCAGAAAAACAGCAACTATTACTCCCATGCTGTTAACACATGCTTTAATCATAAAgcaaaaatatgtgaaaagtaaCACATACTCAGAAGTAGACCCCACTAGATTATTGGACTAGTATATCAATAGGTTTGATACGTCTACTGATAATTTGTCTGCATAGTAAAATTAaacctaatttaaaaaaattatctgtCCATAACCATGTTTGAACAAGGAGTAGAGCAACCAAACCAGCTTCGTTTATttgaagtcataaaattaaaGTCCTGAAAAAGATGCTGGGCGAGTTTCCAAGTACGACTTGACTTTCGGATCGTTTTGGAAACTTTCTGTAAACTGTTTGACCCAAGGAGTGAGTTCCAGGGCAGAGGAACAGGCCTTGCTGCTAAACTGGAGAGTGTTGAACACCCAGACATCCGCCAGGGAGATCTGCAAAAGTTGTGTCGGGCTTCTATTACAAATGGTAGTACAATATGTCATCATCATAGCAGTCTGTATATGAGACAATAACCACTTTTATATGGGTTTATTCAGTATCCTCAGCTTGTCCTATCTCGTGTCAGTTGTTACAGCATATGTCAGCTTTTTCCATATTGCTCTTTAAATACTATGCACACAATCAAAAAAGTTTCATGGCATTGCAACATGGCCAGATATATTCTTTTGGAATTAGCTAAAAAAGATGACTTTAATTTAATAACTGCATACAAAAGACATCAAAATatgtcattttaaatttgaaaaaaattgacatGTCATTAGCAAACTTGTCATTTAATATGAAATTTTAGAAGTATAAAAGTATGTCATTAATAATCATTAAACttgatatttataattttacctCAAAGCAATGGATATGAAGGTTGCCAAAAAAAAACTGAAGTCTTCTGTTATTAACCAGTTATTTTACCTTAATGATGCACTCATGTCTACAAGTTCTAAACCAAgtctaaaataaactttttacaGCCACAACATTTCTAGGCTAGTTCTATGGCAGAACAGCTTTCTAATTGTGATTGCATTGTTCACAGGCTGAATAAAACGATCCTGGAAAATTGGTTCGTATACACAATTGATCTAATTACCATTAAGGATACTTTCAGACAAAATGGAGTGTCCTGAGTGTGACACTGTGCTACCCAAAAGAGGAAAGGAGAAACATCCTGCAGATGGATGTCTGTTTACATTGAAGTACTAGTAGGCTCTGCAAGTGTTAAGATGTTTAAGCTACCATAAAATGTTGAAGAGCAGGTTGAATCTATTATCATAAAAGAGTGTAACACTAGGCTGAAAAAGTGAATGCGAAGGGAAAATTTTACccttttttagcaaaaaaacaTGATATTTCAGAATTTTTGCTAACATTAGCCCATAGTGTACAGTTTTGAGCTGGCAGTATAATCGTAGTGTTTATTACGCTAAAGTTTTATACCGTCTTTGTATTTTAGAACTTgatttttgcacaaaaattacTTGAATTTCCATTTACTGCAATAAAATTTCCATTATTTTAACTTATAAGTAGTAAATAGAAGTCTCCgatttaagtttttgtatttcTAACCATGTCTTTACATTAATTTTAGACTAACCGACATTAGACCAATTGGTATATTGGGAGAATTGATTTAGGTTAATTGTCTTTGGGCGAGTTGGTCTATCAGACCATTTGTATTTGGGCCAGTCGTCATTAGACCAACCATACAAAATCCTGCTAAAATTCTTCAACACTACAACTAATACCTTGGTTGAAAGGGTTAAACTGATAACCGAGAGTATTTACTAGAATGTACTAGTATGCTATGATAGGCAAGTAATACTGCGTGTTCATACACATAATAAGGAAATGGTAACTAGGAGGTAAAACAAAAAGATACCAATCAAGGAATgtctacatctatatatatatttttcaaagtatgtcgtgTGTCATCATTCTGCATTCTGGctgtagttattaaaatctttattttgaaattctacattctgatggatttgaactcatgacgaACTCAACAATATCACACCAACAAGTTTCTAATCcagatgctctaccactgagctagaaccgCATAGAGATCAAATATGTTTTCATATAACTGATACACCATGCCCGTGCTAATTATCTTAGCCTTGCGTCCACGAGTTATGATGctcctgttcagaaatattttggtacGTAAGCATATGCGACGCGACGCTTATTCATTTTTTTTTGTTAAGGCTAATTTATTCCACctcacgatatcgacaataatttatctccaacttaaaatttggcgacttatgtactgattatataccgTGGAACCTCGTTTCTCGAatgcttcggttctcgaccaactcggctttcaaccaaagattttgagattggttcgttttggatctcgaacataaattcggttctagaccaaactgaagcatgcgcattggaattggaacagctccggaaacagcatggaaacatttgttaacaaagggagaagcactttacgcttcataaattctctACAAAAAGGGaagaaccatctgggacgacgcctcctctaccgaagaaTTTTGCTAAGGATAAAACctctccagtcgagttaccctaaattgttttggaaaaggattatccttcaaagatgtgaagtaaacgtgctaCTGCTGTTTATATGCTCCTTTTCCTGCGATTTTTGAtctaactgatctgttgcatttttttgctgtttcattataatTTCCTGcaatttttgtcattgtatcttaacctttaatgtttttgatgttttaaaagcaaaacataCGGAATGTTTacgtttgttttctttttccatcatcataaatagaaaaccttttattaaaatgaaacaTGATTTATATCtatacccgtttttatttatagtatgcaatatacagtacagtttatggtgtgaaatgttgaaaaaatactttaccaaagttgttttcttgccttggaatggattaaaattcaCATACGtttattctaatgggaaaaattgtttcggatctcgaacaactcggttttgaACAACCTTCCGGAAGAGATTATGATTGACAACTGAGGTTCCCCTgtacattattaaaatatatacatcgCTGAAAGTTGTGAAGTATTatatttacagtggtttgaaaacctttatagctgttttattcatttttaatttagttgtcctgcaaaaactttctttttcctcatgatataaagtttgaaagttacagttgtttgaaaaagtttgaaaaccttaacagctgtttttattttctctcttaatttattttaaccacacacaacacttctctcatgatatatagtttgaaagttagaatggtaaatggtgttatattttctgtccaaaaagttttttattacccgagcaacgccagATAGCACAACAGTCTACTATAtatctaatattatataatctaaCAATATCTATATCTAATATCTATTATAATCACCTGATCACCAAGGATAAAAGTCTTTCCTCTTTTTTCTGCAACTGACTGAACATAGTTCATCGCTTTCAATAACTTTTCTTTGAATGTTTCCAAAATCTTATCTGAATTCTCCGGCTCAGGAGTTCGTTTAAAAAGCAACCAAAAGTAAACGCTTTTTGCAAGGTCATTGGTACATTCTAAGCACGTCTCCATAACCATATCATTTAGAGCCTCTTCCCAAGCATTTCCTCCAAATAATCCTGCAgcatataaaaaatttatacgaaatataaatttgaatgcaaattttataatttaattatgaAGCTAATAGGATCAAAGACTTGGGACTTCCTGAAAGGCGAGTGTATTTAGAAAAAAAGCTTCGAGCTAAAATACGATAggagttttacaataattattagaACACATGGCTATGTAGTGGAAGCCTAAAAATTATTGCATATGCCAGCATGTACTTATCacaaatttttacaatttgCACTGTAATCTTTTTAGAAAACAAGAATTTTACCCAATTTCTTAGCAACGTATCTTGCTATAGAGTTGGACATGACTAGGTTCCCCTCTTCACACTCCAATACAGGTAACTGTCCCAGTGGCTGCACTAAAAAGTGATGAAAAAGATGATAATTTGTAACATTCTACATTACTACAAAGTAATACATATAATGGGAAGAGCAATAtcttaactaaataaaaataattaattgctCTCCGCAATTAATTATTCAACTAATTGCTTTCCTCTCCACTtgctaaaaacaattttaacatCCAATAAATATGTGAATACAAGGTTTATAGTTCCACCCTGATACATGGTTTGCCTACATCTGGTTTATCTTTCACAAAACAAGACAGGTGTCTGTCTGAAGCTAGTGTTTGAGTTTAGGATAAAATATTGCACTGGAAAGACCTCAAACTTATAGGATCAAGATTCACTGTCCAACACTCTCATCCCTGTACCACTCAACCATCCTCTGAGAATAGCTGTGTAAACAGTTAATCTGTATGCTTCTACGACACACCTGGCAATCTCTCATGGCAAGCCGAACTGTCAGGGTCCTAAcctatctatgtatatatttctcaaatttggTCGTCGGTCCTTTGGTATGACCAGCTATAGCGgttaaaatcttggaacaaaGAATCCTTATCGCAGAACATCTGATATCGGACCCTCCGTATCCCCAGTCCAATGCCTTACCAGTTCAACCACACGAGCTTGAcggattcattaggcgatatatgtcgctatatgagagcaaatactcTACCGCTCTCCGTCATGACGCAAAGTGATAGCGTAACATCATGAGAAGcgatagctcttattagtaagcttactcaaattatccattggcactTATCCTTGCAAatagcaggcaactctcattacctctcattttttataaactgatttttaataaccgagcaacgctgggtagcacagctagtcctATAATTAAAGCCATGTTGTCTGCCCGTCTGTCTGTAGTGACGCTGGCGAATTGTGAAAAAATTGCATCATACGAGATATGatctcatatatatacatatgcataatAATATGCATAATATACATACTGTAACTGTGCATTGTCACATGCTTGTGGTTTTACTAAAGTTAAGCTTAATGGGGCATGCAATAGTGGCTGTATTACATGCATAAAATGCATACAAATGTTTTGTTACGTGATCGTTCAACATTGTAATATTCTAGCTGACAGTAAATTGTCTTAAAAAATCTTACATACATTATGACAACCTTTCAGCATCAGCAAGATTTATTAGTTTGCTGACCTGAATGCTTTAGCAAAATCTTTATTTCCAAGTTCTCTCTCCACCACTCGACCTCTTTTTAAAGCTATTGCAGTTTTGAACCGTTGATCTCTTACAAGAAATGAATGCTGTTTTGATACTCTATAGAACCTTGTTTCAAGTAAAAAATCAGCCATTGTTTAGACACTTTAACAAAAAGAACCTGAAACAAGAGGTATCAGTTCTGATCCTTAAAATTCTTTTGGAACGTTTTGTTCTTTTAGAAATCAATGCATGTTGTCATTCGATGATTTCTTCACACAAATTAAGCTGTTGTTCTAGCAGAGAGTCATAAAACTCTCATCGTACCCTCGTTGTTTCTATACCTTTTCCGTGTTTTCAGAAGATAATATtggacaaaaataaaacaaacaaaaaactattgCAATACTGTGAGTATATcactttacaaattttaaaagtaaactGATTTATTATTTGCACTAGAATGAATCTAAAGATTCAGCcaattaaacttttttaaaaaggtAGCAAATGTAAACTCCAACTATTTTCTAATGTTTTTGGACATATTCCTGTCTGAAAGTTTTAGACAAACGattattatgcataaaaataaGATTGAGACTCTACCACTCaccaaaaacaataaacaaaatggCAGTAGagaagagagtgagagaaaacAGAAAGGTGCCTGGTGTATGCATTCACATTAGTTTGAATGTTGATAGTTACCATGCAAATAATTGCACAAAACTGCATGTTGAATAGTAAACAGTAAAATGGATACATGTAATAATGGTATCTCAAGTCAACTGTTATTTGGTAAAATCTCTATTTGTGATGATATTTTGTAATCATATCTCATCACTTACTTGCTTTCACAGCTGGCCAATCATCAAATTGAACTCTCACATCTTCAAAAGGCACTCCGGCAATACTATACAACATTCTGATTGACTCAGCCCTTGCGTACACAGGGAAATAAGTTAGTTTGTCTTTGGCTGCCATCTACagagtaaataaaattttctgcACCATGAATGAAGAATCACCCACCACTGTTATCTAATACAATGAGCCTTGGTCTACGTGTTTTGTCTGCCTTTGGTCTGCATGTGATGACTCTTGGCCCTGCTGGAATAAAGAGCGTATAATCAGTGATCCAGGTTAGTAATATGAAATTTTGCTACCGCACGCACGTAATACTTTTAATAAAGTTGGTGTAACGAGCCGGTGGCAACTGGTACCTTATTACGCTAGTACCATAAATATATTACTACTCTAGTACtatcaatatattattactctattactagcAATATGTtactactatattactagtaatatgttactactatattactagtaataTGTTACTACTATATTACTAGCAATATGTTACTACTCTATTACTAGTAATATGTtactactatattactagtaatatattactactatattactagtaatatgttactactatattactagtaatatgttattactatattactagtaataTGTTACTACTCTATTACTAGTAATATGCTACTACTCTATTACTAGTAACATGTTAGTactatattactagtaatatattactactCTATAACTAGCAATATGTtactactatattactagtagCATGTTACTACTCTATTACTAGCAATATGTtactactatattactagtaatatgtcactactctattaCTAGTAACATGTTACTACTCTATTACTAGAAATATGTtactactatattactagtaataTGTTACTACTAAATTACTAGTAATATGTTACTACTCTATTACTAGTAATATGTtactactatattactagttttaaaaaacaactttttgcTGTGATTTTGCTTTCGTGCAACCAGGATGGCACGACAGCAGTTTTGAGATTTTTTGTTATATTGTTAAAATATGCTGTGTTGCTTACTGGTAGACACTTGGTGTGTTTATTACAACACTCACACTCTtagtatacaattttgtttgcaAAGCACCTGCTTAAAGTTGTAAACAGTCCAACACCTTGTGCTAAGCTATTGAGTCTCCCTTCTAGTTATGTAACAGAGAAGTAAATCCCTCATTCACATATCTTCTTTTGACAAATGCTGATTAATTGCTGATTATATCTGGATATAAATAACCATTGCAGGTAAATGTGTTTCCAAGCTGTGCGCTATCAAGCATTTGTCCCAATTATTGTCCTGTTTTTCGCATTCTGTAGAGTATTGCATAAAACTGGCAGCTTGTTAAATATGAGGTGAATAGGGCAACAAATAGCTCTGTCTCTGTTCACCAAGCTGAGGGAATTTGGCCAAAATTGTTTCaataataaatatcatatgctcATTATGTTCCAATCCTCCCAGATATTGTTTGTCACTCATCACTTCTTATTGTATGATTAAGTTTTTCATATTGCAAACTATTTATTATTGGTCATAATTTCAAATTAATCCACGGTTAAATCTTTATTTAAACgccatgacactctatttttcaatctatCACTTAGCGTGATGCTTTATTAGAAGTAACGTTCAAATGCAGTTGGCGTTCAAATACaagttttacggtaagttgATATGTGAAACCCTCAAGGAAAGCTTGTTGAAAGGTACCCTCAACTTACCATTTgagtttgaaaatattattgtaatCTCAAAATATATAGTAACAATATAATGATGTTTAGAGTACGCAATGGTAAGCATGACATTGCATCATCATGATGCAATGTAATTGATCGGGATTAAATTAAGAGATTTCAAAACTCCACAACCAATTTTAATGAGCTCGATCTGTGACATCAAAACTAATTCAAGCATAGTCCGTAAACAGCTTACCCTCGGAAAGACATCTATAATTCTACATTCTTACAAGTAGCTACATAGCTACATTCTTGACAGAGATTTAATAATTCATTCCCCATACTTTCAGGAAAACTGGTTTAGATAACTTTAAAGAAGTTGAATATGTCTCGATCTAAAAATTGCTTTAGCTTTCATATGTTTACTGTATAGTCTTACTGTTTTGGCATGCTGACACATGCTGACGCATGCATCAGCATGCTCAAGCATTCTGATGCATGCTGACACATGCTAacatttcaatcttgaaacatcctggaaatcagattacctcaaacatcaaaatcaaacgcaaatgataaaaacatatcaatactttctgataaaattttgtgcaatttTGCTCATCTTCAAGATTAACTGAGTTCTGTTATTTTCCAAAATGCATCTCACTGTTACACTCGAGTATTACTCACTGTTACACTCGAGTATTACTCACTGTTACACTCGAGTATTACTCACTGTTACACTCGAGTATTACTCACTGCTGGCACATAATATTACTAACCACTGTGAGTACTATAGGGTACTAAGTAATGTTAGTACTGAAATACTACACAATAAAGTACTGCTCAGAGCTAGTATAAGATACTAATCATAGCTAGTACTCACACTCAGTATTCACTGCAACCACAACTAACAGCAACTAACAGCAACTAACAGTAACTAGCAATACTTGCGTCGTTTACCCTTTAGCTTTCGCTGCACAGCAGTTGATCTTGTGATATAATCTTCAATGTAACACAGATATGAATAGACAAATCATGCAAATTATGACAAAGCGCACATGATTAAAATCAGCTGAGCATGACTTCCACGCTGTCATAAGCATTTGTTTGTTGACATGCAGTTTGCACGCATAACCTTAAACCCGGTTAAAAAAGAATTTACAGCCGGTATACTGCCCAGCATCAAAAAAACTGTTTCTTAAAGATCATCTTActcaaagttttagtagattttatcagaaagtattagtatttttctatcatttgtgattgtttttgatgttcgaGGAGAtttgactgctaggatgtttcaggattaaaatcaacaaaacgtgagtgcaattaaaatgctcagatcaaacgAAAGTACAATTATGATATCTAttgttgcaaagagactgataGAATAGAGACGAATAACGCTGCaatttgaatgcaatagctgatatcaactatagcagtgATAGcagctagtgatgtcatttcgcatgCATTTTCTCCTGAGccttttaaccgcgatcaagttttgccgataTTAATGTTGAAAAATCCTGACAGctagatcatctcaaacatcaaaaacaattgcaaatgatagaaaaaataccaactagaaattccactgtcatacagcccatgaccaaagtgatattggaaaaaagaaagggtactgatggttgagaaatgcaatattagcagtcaaatggcactgctgtgcaataggataactgcaatggtagctgtaatgtactgggtgtgggtgttattatatacaacaaacagcaataatgaaagaaaagattatatgtttatatctctccccctgcaataggagaaatgcaatattggccaatattagaagtaaaatgcactgatattattagaataaccaatattattaatatagtaataatataaaaccattgcacaattttgtttacatttcaaaacgtcatagcta includes:
- the LOC137400208 gene encoding probable glutathione S-transferase 8 isoform X1; amino-acid sequence: MAAKDKLTYFPVYARAESIRMLYSIAGVPFEDVRVQFDDWPAVKAMQPLGQLPVLECEEGNLVMSNSIARYVAKKLGLFGGNAWEEALNDMVMETCLECTNDLAKSVYFWLLFKRTPEPENSDKILETFKEKLLKAMNYVQSVAEKRGKTFILGDQISLADVWVFNTLQFSSKACSSALELTPWVKQFTESFQNDPKVKSYLETRPASFSGL
- the LOC137400208 gene encoding probable glutathione S-transferase 8 isoform X2 — protein: MAAKDKLTYFPVYARAESIRMLYSIAGVPFEDVRVQFDDWPAVKARLFGGNAWEEALNDMVMETCLECTNDLAKSVYFWLLFKRTPEPENSDKILETFKEKLLKAMNYVQSVAEKRGKTFILGDQISLADVWVFNTLQFSSKACSSALELTPWVKQFTESFQNDPKVKSYLETRPASFSGL